From Hirundo rustica isolate bHirRus1 chromosome 19, bHirRus1.pri.v3, whole genome shotgun sequence, a single genomic window includes:
- the MYO1C gene encoding unconventional myosin-Ic isoform X1: protein MKFRGGGLGANGIRLTMESALTARDRVGVQDFVLLENFTSEAAFIENLRKRFKENLIYTYIGSVLVSVNPYKELEIYTKQNMERYRGVSFYEVSPHLYAIADNSYRSLRTERKDQCILISGESGAGKTEATKKILQYYAVTCPASQQVETVKDRLLQSNPVLEAFGNAKTLRNDNSSRFGKYMDVQFDYRGAPVGGHILNYLLEKSRVVHQNHGERNFHIFYQLLEGGEEDLLRRLGLEKNPQQYHYLVKGHCARVSSINDKNEWKIMRRALSVIGFNDSEVEDLLSIVGSVLHLGNVQFAADEQGNAQVTTENQIKYLARLLAVDGSVLRDALIHKKIIAKGEELVSPLNLEQAAYARDALAKAVYGRTFSWLVNKVNKSLAYKAKKFPGWRSTTVLGLLDIYGFEVFQHNSFEQFCINYCNEKLQQLFIELTLKSEQEEYESEGIAWEPVQYFNNKIICDLVEEKFKGIISILDEECLRPGDATDTTFLEKLEETVKNHPHFLTHKLADQKTRKSLGREEFRLSHYAGDVTYSVAGFLDKNNDLLFRNLKETMCNSENPIINQCFDRTELTDKKRPETAATQFKNSLSKLMEILMSKEPSYIRCMKPNDAKQADRFDEVLIRHQVKYLGLMENLRVRRAGFAYRRKYEVFLQRYKSLCPETWPTWDGRPHDGVAVLVKHLGYKPEEYKMGRTKIFIRFPKTLFATEDALEVRKQSLATKMQATWRGFYRRKKFLTMKRSAITIQSWWRGTLGRRKAAKRKWAVETIRRFIKGFIYRNHPRCPENEYFLDYIRFSFLMNLKRNLPKNVLDKSWPTPPPSLCEASQLLRRLCMQNMVWTYCKRISPEWKQQLEQKVIASEIFKGKKDNYPQSVPRLFINTRLGREEINTKILQVLENEALKYAVPVVKYDRRGYKARARQLLLTQSSAIIVEESRIKQRIDYSNLTGISVSSLSDNLFVLHVQCEDNKQKGDVVLQSDHVIETLTKTAILANKINNVNINQGSIKFTVGQGKEGIIDFISGSELLIAKAKNGHLTVVAPRLNSR from the exons GGATTGGGAGCCAACGGCATCCGCCTGACCATGGAGAGCGCTCTGACGGCCCGGGACCGTGTCGGGGTGCAGGACTTTGTCCTGCTGGAAAACTTCACCAGCGAAGCTGCATTCATCGAAAACCTGAGGAAACGCTTCAAGGAGAACCTGATCTAT ACCTACATTGGCTCCGTGCTGGTGTCTGTGAATCCCTACAAGGAACTGGAAATCTACACCAAGCAGAACATGGAGCGGTACCGCGGCGTCAGCTTCTATGAAGTTTCTCCTCACCT ctacGCCATCGCGGACAATTCCTACCGCTCGCTGCGCACCGAGAGGAAGGATCAGTGCATCCTCATCTCGGGCGAGAGCGGCGCCGGCAAAACCGAGGCCACCAAGAAGATCCTGCAGTACTACGCTGTCACCTGCCCCGCCAGCCAGCAGGTCGAGACCGTCAAGGACCGGCTGCTGCAGTCCAACCCCGTCCTGGAG gcCTTTGGAAATGCAAAAACGCTTCGGAATGACAACTCCAGTCGGTTTGGGAAGTACATGGATGTGCAGTTTGATTACAgg GGGGCTCCTGTCGGGGGCCACATCTTGAACTACCTCCTGGAGAAATCCCGAGTTGTGCACCAGAACCACGGCGAGAGGAACTTCCACATCTTCTaccagctgctggaaggaggggaggaggacCTGCTCCGGAGGCTGGGCCTTGAGAAGAACCCACAGCAGTATCACTACCTAGTAAAG GGTCACTGTGCAAGGGTCAGTTCcataaatgacaaaaatgaGTGGAAGATCATGAGGAGAGCCCTGTCTGTTATCGGCTTCAACGACAGTGAGGTGGAG GATTTGCTGAGCATTGTGGGCAgtgtcctgcacctggggaatGTCCAGTTTGCTGCTGATGAGCAGGGGAATGCTCAGGTCACCACAGAGAATCAGATTAAATACCTGGCCAGG ctgctggcagtggaTGGCTCTGTTCTTCGGGATGCACTGATCCACAAGAAGATCATAGCAAAAGGGGAGGAG ctggtgaGTCCCCTGAACCTGGAGCAGGCAGCCTACGCCAGGGACGCCCTCGCCAAGGCCGTCTACGGCCGCACCTTCTCCTGGCTGGTCAACAAGGTCAACAAATCCCTGGCTTACAAGGCAA AGAAGTTTCCTGGCTGGAGAAGTACAACAGTTCTAGGATTGCTGGACATCTATGGGTTTGAGGTTTTCCAGCACAACAG ctttgAGCAGTTTTGCATTAATTATTGCAATGAGAAGTTGCAGCAGCTCTTCATCGAGCTCACCCTGAAGTCAGAGCAGGAGGAGTACGAGTCCGAGGGCATCGCG TGGGAACCAGTGCAGTATTtcaataacaaaataatttgtgatTTGGTGGAAGAGAAATTCAAAGGCATCATTTCTATTTTG GATGAGGAGTGTCTCAGACCTGGGGATGCCACAGACACGACGTTCTTGGAGAAACTGGAGGAGACTGTGAAGAACCACCCTCATTTTCTCAC GCACAAACTCGCTGACCAAAAGACGCGCAAGTCCCTGGGGCGGGAGGAGTTCCGGCTCTCGCACTACGCTGGGGATGTCACCTACAGTGTCGCAG GTTTTCTAGATAAGAACAACGACCTTCTCTTCCGGAACCTGAAGGAG ACCATGTGCAACTCAGAGAACCCCATCATAAACCAGTGCTTTGATAGGACAGAGCTGACAGACAAAAAGAGACCTGAAACG GCAGCAACTCAGTTCAAAAACAGCCTCTCCAAACTCATGGAAATCCTGATGTCCAAAGAACCCTCCTACATTCGCTGCATGAAACCCAACGATGCCAAACAGGCTG ACCGATTTGACGAAGTCCTGATCCGACACCAGGTGAAATACCTGGGGCTGATGGAGAACCTGCGGGTGCGCAGAGCCGGCTTCGCCTACCGCAGAAAATACGAGGTTTTCCTGCAGAG GTACAAATCCCTGTGTCCAGAGACGTGGCCCACGTGGGATGGGCGGCCCCACGATGGCGTGGCCGTGCTCGTGAAGCATCTTGGCTACAAACCAGAAGAATACAAAATGGGACG AACAAAGATTTTTATCCGCTTTCCCAAAACCTTGTTTGCGACAGAAGATGCTCTGGAAGTGAGGAAGCAGAGTCTGG CCACAAAAATGCAGGCGACGTGGAGAGGTTTCTACCgcaggaagaaattcctgaCCATGAAACGCTCAG CCATCACCATCCAGTCCTGGTGGAGGGGAACCCTGGGACGCCGAAAAGCTGCCAAGAGGAAATGGGCAGTGGAGACAATCAGGAG GTTCATTAAAGGCTTCATTTACCGGAACCACCCGCGGTGCCCAGAGAACGAGTATTTCCTGGATTACATCCGATTCTCCTTCCTGATGAACCTCAAGAGGAACTTACCAAAAAATGTCTTGGACAAATCGTGGCCAACTCCTCCCCCTTCACTCTGTGAG GCGTCGCAGCTCCTGCGCAGGCTCTGCATGCAGAACATGGTCTGGACGTACTGCAAGAGGATCAGCCCCGAGTGGAAGCAGCAG TTGGAACAAAAAGTAATTGCCAGTGAGATTTTCAAGGGTAAAAAAGACAATTATCCTCAGAGTGTTCCCAGGCTCTTCATCAACACTCGGCTGG gtagagaagaaataaatactaaaatccTTCAGGTGTTAGAAAATGAAGCGCTTAAG TACGCAGTGCCCGTGGTCAAGTACGACAGGAGGGGCTACAAGGCGAGGGCacggcagctgctgctcacccaGAGCTCGGCCATCATCGTGGAGGAGTCCAGGATCAAGCAGCGCATCGACTACTCCAACCTGAcag GCATCTCCGTCAGCAGCCTGAGCGACAACTTGTTTGTGCTGCACGTGCAGTGCGAGGACAACAAGCAGAAG GGAGACGTTGTCCTGCAGAGTGACCACGTGATTGAGACACTGACAAAAACAGCCATTCTGGCCAACAAAATCAACAACGTCAACATCAACCAGGGCAG CATCAAGTTCACAGTGGGCCAAGGCAAAGAAGGGATCATCGACTTCATCTCGGGATCAGAGCTGCTCATAGCCAAAGCCAAGAACGGGCATCTAACAGTG GTCGCTCCTCGGTTGAATTCCCGATGA
- the MYO1C gene encoding unconventional myosin-Ic isoform X4: MESALTARDRVGVQDFVLLENFTSEAAFIENLRKRFKENLIYTYIGSVLVSVNPYKELEIYTKQNMERYRGVSFYEVSPHLYAIADNSYRSLRTERKDQCILISGESGAGKTEATKKILQYYAVTCPASQQVETVKDRLLQSNPVLEAFGNAKTLRNDNSSRFGKYMDVQFDYRGAPVGGHILNYLLEKSRVVHQNHGERNFHIFYQLLEGGEEDLLRRLGLEKNPQQYHYLVKGHCARVSSINDKNEWKIMRRALSVIGFNDSEVEDLLSIVGSVLHLGNVQFAADEQGNAQVTTENQIKYLARLLAVDGSVLRDALIHKKIIAKGEELVSPLNLEQAAYARDALAKAVYGRTFSWLVNKVNKSLAYKAKKFPGWRSTTVLGLLDIYGFEVFQHNSFEQFCINYCNEKLQQLFIELTLKSEQEEYESEGIAWEPVQYFNNKIICDLVEEKFKGIISILDEECLRPGDATDTTFLEKLEETVKNHPHFLTHKLADQKTRKSLGREEFRLSHYAGDVTYSVAGFLDKNNDLLFRNLKETMCNSENPIINQCFDRTELTDKKRPETAATQFKNSLSKLMEILMSKEPSYIRCMKPNDAKQADRFDEVLIRHQVKYLGLMENLRVRRAGFAYRRKYEVFLQRYKSLCPETWPTWDGRPHDGVAVLVKHLGYKPEEYKMGRTKIFIRFPKTLFATEDALEVRKQSLATKMQATWRGFYRRKKFLTMKRSAITIQSWWRGTLGRRKAAKRKWAVETIRRFIKGFIYRNHPRCPENEYFLDYIRFSFLMNLKRNLPKNVLDKSWPTPPPSLCEASQLLRRLCMQNMVWTYCKRISPEWKQQLEQKVIASEIFKGKKDNYPQSVPRLFINTRLGREEINTKILQVLENEALKYAVPVVKYDRRGYKARARQLLLTQSSAIIVEESRIKQRIDYSNLTGISVSSLSDNLFVLHVQCEDNKQKGDVVLQSDHVIETLTKTAILANKINNVNINQGSIKFTVGQGKEGIIDFISGSELLIAKAKNGHLTVVAPRLNSR; this comes from the exons ATGGAGAGCGCTCTGACGGCCCGGGACCGTGTCGGGGTGCAGGACTTTGTCCTGCTGGAAAACTTCACCAGCGAAGCTGCATTCATCGAAAACCTGAGGAAACGCTTCAAGGAGAACCTGATCTAT ACCTACATTGGCTCCGTGCTGGTGTCTGTGAATCCCTACAAGGAACTGGAAATCTACACCAAGCAGAACATGGAGCGGTACCGCGGCGTCAGCTTCTATGAAGTTTCTCCTCACCT ctacGCCATCGCGGACAATTCCTACCGCTCGCTGCGCACCGAGAGGAAGGATCAGTGCATCCTCATCTCGGGCGAGAGCGGCGCCGGCAAAACCGAGGCCACCAAGAAGATCCTGCAGTACTACGCTGTCACCTGCCCCGCCAGCCAGCAGGTCGAGACCGTCAAGGACCGGCTGCTGCAGTCCAACCCCGTCCTGGAG gcCTTTGGAAATGCAAAAACGCTTCGGAATGACAACTCCAGTCGGTTTGGGAAGTACATGGATGTGCAGTTTGATTACAgg GGGGCTCCTGTCGGGGGCCACATCTTGAACTACCTCCTGGAGAAATCCCGAGTTGTGCACCAGAACCACGGCGAGAGGAACTTCCACATCTTCTaccagctgctggaaggaggggaggaggacCTGCTCCGGAGGCTGGGCCTTGAGAAGAACCCACAGCAGTATCACTACCTAGTAAAG GGTCACTGTGCAAGGGTCAGTTCcataaatgacaaaaatgaGTGGAAGATCATGAGGAGAGCCCTGTCTGTTATCGGCTTCAACGACAGTGAGGTGGAG GATTTGCTGAGCATTGTGGGCAgtgtcctgcacctggggaatGTCCAGTTTGCTGCTGATGAGCAGGGGAATGCTCAGGTCACCACAGAGAATCAGATTAAATACCTGGCCAGG ctgctggcagtggaTGGCTCTGTTCTTCGGGATGCACTGATCCACAAGAAGATCATAGCAAAAGGGGAGGAG ctggtgaGTCCCCTGAACCTGGAGCAGGCAGCCTACGCCAGGGACGCCCTCGCCAAGGCCGTCTACGGCCGCACCTTCTCCTGGCTGGTCAACAAGGTCAACAAATCCCTGGCTTACAAGGCAA AGAAGTTTCCTGGCTGGAGAAGTACAACAGTTCTAGGATTGCTGGACATCTATGGGTTTGAGGTTTTCCAGCACAACAG ctttgAGCAGTTTTGCATTAATTATTGCAATGAGAAGTTGCAGCAGCTCTTCATCGAGCTCACCCTGAAGTCAGAGCAGGAGGAGTACGAGTCCGAGGGCATCGCG TGGGAACCAGTGCAGTATTtcaataacaaaataatttgtgatTTGGTGGAAGAGAAATTCAAAGGCATCATTTCTATTTTG GATGAGGAGTGTCTCAGACCTGGGGATGCCACAGACACGACGTTCTTGGAGAAACTGGAGGAGACTGTGAAGAACCACCCTCATTTTCTCAC GCACAAACTCGCTGACCAAAAGACGCGCAAGTCCCTGGGGCGGGAGGAGTTCCGGCTCTCGCACTACGCTGGGGATGTCACCTACAGTGTCGCAG GTTTTCTAGATAAGAACAACGACCTTCTCTTCCGGAACCTGAAGGAG ACCATGTGCAACTCAGAGAACCCCATCATAAACCAGTGCTTTGATAGGACAGAGCTGACAGACAAAAAGAGACCTGAAACG GCAGCAACTCAGTTCAAAAACAGCCTCTCCAAACTCATGGAAATCCTGATGTCCAAAGAACCCTCCTACATTCGCTGCATGAAACCCAACGATGCCAAACAGGCTG ACCGATTTGACGAAGTCCTGATCCGACACCAGGTGAAATACCTGGGGCTGATGGAGAACCTGCGGGTGCGCAGAGCCGGCTTCGCCTACCGCAGAAAATACGAGGTTTTCCTGCAGAG GTACAAATCCCTGTGTCCAGAGACGTGGCCCACGTGGGATGGGCGGCCCCACGATGGCGTGGCCGTGCTCGTGAAGCATCTTGGCTACAAACCAGAAGAATACAAAATGGGACG AACAAAGATTTTTATCCGCTTTCCCAAAACCTTGTTTGCGACAGAAGATGCTCTGGAAGTGAGGAAGCAGAGTCTGG CCACAAAAATGCAGGCGACGTGGAGAGGTTTCTACCgcaggaagaaattcctgaCCATGAAACGCTCAG CCATCACCATCCAGTCCTGGTGGAGGGGAACCCTGGGACGCCGAAAAGCTGCCAAGAGGAAATGGGCAGTGGAGACAATCAGGAG GTTCATTAAAGGCTTCATTTACCGGAACCACCCGCGGTGCCCAGAGAACGAGTATTTCCTGGATTACATCCGATTCTCCTTCCTGATGAACCTCAAGAGGAACTTACCAAAAAATGTCTTGGACAAATCGTGGCCAACTCCTCCCCCTTCACTCTGTGAG GCGTCGCAGCTCCTGCGCAGGCTCTGCATGCAGAACATGGTCTGGACGTACTGCAAGAGGATCAGCCCCGAGTGGAAGCAGCAG TTGGAACAAAAAGTAATTGCCAGTGAGATTTTCAAGGGTAAAAAAGACAATTATCCTCAGAGTGTTCCCAGGCTCTTCATCAACACTCGGCTGG gtagagaagaaataaatactaaaatccTTCAGGTGTTAGAAAATGAAGCGCTTAAG TACGCAGTGCCCGTGGTCAAGTACGACAGGAGGGGCTACAAGGCGAGGGCacggcagctgctgctcacccaGAGCTCGGCCATCATCGTGGAGGAGTCCAGGATCAAGCAGCGCATCGACTACTCCAACCTGAcag GCATCTCCGTCAGCAGCCTGAGCGACAACTTGTTTGTGCTGCACGTGCAGTGCGAGGACAACAAGCAGAAG GGAGACGTTGTCCTGCAGAGTGACCACGTGATTGAGACACTGACAAAAACAGCCATTCTGGCCAACAAAATCAACAACGTCAACATCAACCAGGGCAG CATCAAGTTCACAGTGGGCCAAGGCAAAGAAGGGATCATCGACTTCATCTCGGGATCAGAGCTGCTCATAGCCAAAGCCAAGAACGGGCATCTAACAGTG GTCGCTCCTCGGTTGAATTCCCGATGA
- the MYO1C gene encoding unconventional myosin-Ic isoform X2, with amino-acid sequence MKFRGGGLGANGIRLTMESALTARDRVGVQDFVLLENFTSEAAFIENLRKRFKENLIYTYIGSVLVSVNPYKELEIYTKQNMERYRGVSFYEVSPHLYAIADNSYRSLRTERKDQCILISGESGAGKTEATKKILQYYAVTCPASQQVETVKDRLLQSNPVLEAFGNAKTLRNDNSSRFGKYMDVQFDYRGAPVGGHILNYLLEKSRVVHQNHGERNFHIFYQLLEGGEEDLLRRLGLEKNPQQYHYLVKGHCARVSSINDKNEWKIMRRALSVIGFNDSEVEDLLSIVGSVLHLGNVQFAADEQGNAQVTTENQIKYLARLLAVDGSVLRDALIHKKIIAKGEELVSPLNLEQAAYARDALAKAVYGRTFSWLVNKVNKSLAYKEEKFPGWRSTTVLGLLDIYGFEVFQHNSFEQFCINYCNEKLQQLFIELTLKSEQEEYESEGIAWEPVQYFNNKIICDLVEEKFKGIISILDEECLRPGDATDTTFLEKLEETVKNHPHFLTHKLADQKTRKSLGREEFRLSHYAGDVTYSVAGFLDKNNDLLFRNLKETMCNSENPIINQCFDRTELTDKKRPETAATQFKNSLSKLMEILMSKEPSYIRCMKPNDAKQADRFDEVLIRHQVKYLGLMENLRVRRAGFAYRRKYEVFLQRYKSLCPETWPTWDGRPHDGVAVLVKHLGYKPEEYKMGRTKIFIRFPKTLFATEDALEVRKQSLATKMQATWRGFYRRKKFLTMKRSAITIQSWWRGTLGRRKAAKRKWAVETIRRFIKGFIYRNHPRCPENEYFLDYIRFSFLMNLKRNLPKNVLDKSWPTPPPSLCEASQLLRRLCMQNMVWTYCKRISPEWKQQLEQKVIASEIFKGKKDNYPQSVPRLFINTRLGREEINTKILQVLENEALKYAVPVVKYDRRGYKARARQLLLTQSSAIIVEESRIKQRIDYSNLTGISVSSLSDNLFVLHVQCEDNKQKGDVVLQSDHVIETLTKTAILANKINNVNINQGSIKFTVGQGKEGIIDFISGSELLIAKAKNGHLTVVAPRLNSR; translated from the exons GGATTGGGAGCCAACGGCATCCGCCTGACCATGGAGAGCGCTCTGACGGCCCGGGACCGTGTCGGGGTGCAGGACTTTGTCCTGCTGGAAAACTTCACCAGCGAAGCTGCATTCATCGAAAACCTGAGGAAACGCTTCAAGGAGAACCTGATCTAT ACCTACATTGGCTCCGTGCTGGTGTCTGTGAATCCCTACAAGGAACTGGAAATCTACACCAAGCAGAACATGGAGCGGTACCGCGGCGTCAGCTTCTATGAAGTTTCTCCTCACCT ctacGCCATCGCGGACAATTCCTACCGCTCGCTGCGCACCGAGAGGAAGGATCAGTGCATCCTCATCTCGGGCGAGAGCGGCGCCGGCAAAACCGAGGCCACCAAGAAGATCCTGCAGTACTACGCTGTCACCTGCCCCGCCAGCCAGCAGGTCGAGACCGTCAAGGACCGGCTGCTGCAGTCCAACCCCGTCCTGGAG gcCTTTGGAAATGCAAAAACGCTTCGGAATGACAACTCCAGTCGGTTTGGGAAGTACATGGATGTGCAGTTTGATTACAgg GGGGCTCCTGTCGGGGGCCACATCTTGAACTACCTCCTGGAGAAATCCCGAGTTGTGCACCAGAACCACGGCGAGAGGAACTTCCACATCTTCTaccagctgctggaaggaggggaggaggacCTGCTCCGGAGGCTGGGCCTTGAGAAGAACCCACAGCAGTATCACTACCTAGTAAAG GGTCACTGTGCAAGGGTCAGTTCcataaatgacaaaaatgaGTGGAAGATCATGAGGAGAGCCCTGTCTGTTATCGGCTTCAACGACAGTGAGGTGGAG GATTTGCTGAGCATTGTGGGCAgtgtcctgcacctggggaatGTCCAGTTTGCTGCTGATGAGCAGGGGAATGCTCAGGTCACCACAGAGAATCAGATTAAATACCTGGCCAGG ctgctggcagtggaTGGCTCTGTTCTTCGGGATGCACTGATCCACAAGAAGATCATAGCAAAAGGGGAGGAG ctggtgaGTCCCCTGAACCTGGAGCAGGCAGCCTACGCCAGGGACGCCCTCGCCAAGGCCGTCTACGGCCGCACCTTCTCCTGGCTGGTCAACAAGGTCAACAAATCCCTGGCTTACAAG GAAGAGAAGTTTCCTGGCTGGAGAAGTACAACAGTTCTAGGATTGCTGGACATCTATGGGTTTGAGGTTTTCCAGCACAACAG ctttgAGCAGTTTTGCATTAATTATTGCAATGAGAAGTTGCAGCAGCTCTTCATCGAGCTCACCCTGAAGTCAGAGCAGGAGGAGTACGAGTCCGAGGGCATCGCG TGGGAACCAGTGCAGTATTtcaataacaaaataatttgtgatTTGGTGGAAGAGAAATTCAAAGGCATCATTTCTATTTTG GATGAGGAGTGTCTCAGACCTGGGGATGCCACAGACACGACGTTCTTGGAGAAACTGGAGGAGACTGTGAAGAACCACCCTCATTTTCTCAC GCACAAACTCGCTGACCAAAAGACGCGCAAGTCCCTGGGGCGGGAGGAGTTCCGGCTCTCGCACTACGCTGGGGATGTCACCTACAGTGTCGCAG GTTTTCTAGATAAGAACAACGACCTTCTCTTCCGGAACCTGAAGGAG ACCATGTGCAACTCAGAGAACCCCATCATAAACCAGTGCTTTGATAGGACAGAGCTGACAGACAAAAAGAGACCTGAAACG GCAGCAACTCAGTTCAAAAACAGCCTCTCCAAACTCATGGAAATCCTGATGTCCAAAGAACCCTCCTACATTCGCTGCATGAAACCCAACGATGCCAAACAGGCTG ACCGATTTGACGAAGTCCTGATCCGACACCAGGTGAAATACCTGGGGCTGATGGAGAACCTGCGGGTGCGCAGAGCCGGCTTCGCCTACCGCAGAAAATACGAGGTTTTCCTGCAGAG GTACAAATCCCTGTGTCCAGAGACGTGGCCCACGTGGGATGGGCGGCCCCACGATGGCGTGGCCGTGCTCGTGAAGCATCTTGGCTACAAACCAGAAGAATACAAAATGGGACG AACAAAGATTTTTATCCGCTTTCCCAAAACCTTGTTTGCGACAGAAGATGCTCTGGAAGTGAGGAAGCAGAGTCTGG CCACAAAAATGCAGGCGACGTGGAGAGGTTTCTACCgcaggaagaaattcctgaCCATGAAACGCTCAG CCATCACCATCCAGTCCTGGTGGAGGGGAACCCTGGGACGCCGAAAAGCTGCCAAGAGGAAATGGGCAGTGGAGACAATCAGGAG GTTCATTAAAGGCTTCATTTACCGGAACCACCCGCGGTGCCCAGAGAACGAGTATTTCCTGGATTACATCCGATTCTCCTTCCTGATGAACCTCAAGAGGAACTTACCAAAAAATGTCTTGGACAAATCGTGGCCAACTCCTCCCCCTTCACTCTGTGAG GCGTCGCAGCTCCTGCGCAGGCTCTGCATGCAGAACATGGTCTGGACGTACTGCAAGAGGATCAGCCCCGAGTGGAAGCAGCAG TTGGAACAAAAAGTAATTGCCAGTGAGATTTTCAAGGGTAAAAAAGACAATTATCCTCAGAGTGTTCCCAGGCTCTTCATCAACACTCGGCTGG gtagagaagaaataaatactaaaatccTTCAGGTGTTAGAAAATGAAGCGCTTAAG TACGCAGTGCCCGTGGTCAAGTACGACAGGAGGGGCTACAAGGCGAGGGCacggcagctgctgctcacccaGAGCTCGGCCATCATCGTGGAGGAGTCCAGGATCAAGCAGCGCATCGACTACTCCAACCTGAcag GCATCTCCGTCAGCAGCCTGAGCGACAACTTGTTTGTGCTGCACGTGCAGTGCGAGGACAACAAGCAGAAG GGAGACGTTGTCCTGCAGAGTGACCACGTGATTGAGACACTGACAAAAACAGCCATTCTGGCCAACAAAATCAACAACGTCAACATCAACCAGGGCAG CATCAAGTTCACAGTGGGCCAAGGCAAAGAAGGGATCATCGACTTCATCTCGGGATCAGAGCTGCTCATAGCCAAAGCCAAGAACGGGCATCTAACAGTG GTCGCTCCTCGGTTGAATTCCCGATGA